In Curtobacterium sp. MCPF17_002, one genomic interval encodes:
- the nadE gene encoding ammonia-dependent NAD(+) synthetase, translating into MRELQAAIAADLNVQPTIDPEQEVARRVGFLRDYLLASGAKGYLLAISGGQDSTLAGRLTQLAVESLRAEGHAAEFTTVRMPYRVQADEDDAQLALQFIAADPGITVNIEHGVDGVVQDTAASGVALSDFVKGNVKARMRMVAQYAVAGQRGLLVVGTDHAAEAVSGFFTKYGDGGVDLTPLTGLSKSQGRQILEHLGAPARLYEKAPTADLLDETPGQTDEANLGLTYAEIDAYLQGHDVPVEVAEAIESRYRATEHKRQVPATPFDDWWRAGA; encoded by the coding sequence GTGCGTGAACTCCAAGCCGCCATCGCAGCGGACCTCAACGTCCAGCCGACCATCGACCCCGAGCAGGAGGTCGCCCGTCGCGTCGGGTTCCTCCGCGACTACCTGCTCGCGTCCGGTGCGAAGGGCTACCTCCTCGCCATCAGCGGCGGCCAGGACTCGACGCTCGCCGGTCGTCTGACCCAGCTCGCCGTTGAGTCGCTCCGCGCCGAGGGGCACGCCGCCGAGTTCACCACCGTGCGCATGCCCTACCGGGTACAGGCGGACGAGGACGACGCGCAGCTGGCGCTGCAGTTCATCGCGGCCGACCCCGGCATCACCGTGAACATCGAGCACGGCGTCGACGGGGTCGTGCAGGACACGGCGGCCTCCGGCGTCGCGCTGAGCGACTTCGTGAAGGGCAACGTCAAGGCGCGCATGCGCATGGTCGCCCAGTACGCCGTCGCCGGGCAGCGCGGGCTCCTGGTGGTCGGGACCGACCACGCCGCCGAGGCCGTGAGCGGCTTCTTCACGAAGTATGGCGACGGCGGCGTCGACCTCACGCCCCTCACCGGGCTGTCGAAGAGCCAGGGGCGGCAGATCCTCGAGCACCTCGGCGCTCCGGCCCGGCTGTACGAGAAGGCCCCAACGGCGGACCTGCTCGACGAGACTCCGGGCCAGACCGACGAGGCGAACCTCGGGCTCACCTACGCCGAGATCGACGCCTACCTGCAGGGGCACGACGTGCCCGTCGAGGTCGCCGAGGCGATCGAGTCCCGCTACCGCGCGACGGAGCACAAGCGGCAGGTGCCGGCGACGCCCTTCGACGACTGGTGGCGTGCGGGCGCGTAG
- a CDS encoding MDR family MFS transporter, whose translation MSTATAPVEVQRGRQSTPASAPGKPIMSHRQILLVIYGLMAGMFLSSLDQTIVGTAIRTIGDDLHGLDQQAWVTTAYLIASTITTPIYGKLSDVFGRRPLYIFGIAVFILGSLLSTMSTSMIMLAAFRAFQGIGAGALMSLPLAIMGDILAPRERAKYQGYFLAVFGISSVIGPLIGGLFAGATSILGITGWRWVFLVNVPIGVAALLMVIAFLHLPKFGDAKAKPRIDWWGATSVIVTLVPFLLVAEQGRTWGWGSAAAIACYVIGALGLVAFLVVETLMKDDAIIPLKLFRSSTFSMATILGFLVGFAMFGAMLTIPLYLQIVTGLTPTESGFATLPMIGGLMIASIASGQIVARTGRYRIFPVIGTALVSCGYVVLTFMTIDKPLWFLMIGMFLIGLGLGQLMQSITLASQNSVQPRDMGVATSSATFFRQIGGTLGTAVLLSVLFSIMPANILHATADEKNLTSALDAALNPTVASAKANQGVMDQIWNPIVTPVKQQVQSGLDAATAKVTQATTGAPEAVQQQALTAAADKAHASVQDGKLVVDWSNEAQRTYWVNDLAPTLAKQIDKGSNSSSNSNAETSDTSYLNGADKALTKPFMTGFNSSAVTVYWVGFAVILLAFILSWFFKAPPLRKSSALQEQADNAGTADDLEVQAVKAADTMGSPTAPVTGSIAVQRSASND comes from the coding sequence ATGTCTACTGCCACCGCACCCGTCGAGGTGCAGCGCGGACGACAGAGCACCCCGGCCAGCGCGCCGGGGAAGCCGATCATGTCGCACCGCCAGATCCTCCTCGTCATCTACGGCCTCATGGCCGGCATGTTCCTGTCGTCCCTCGACCAGACGATCGTCGGCACGGCGATCCGCACGATCGGTGACGACCTGCACGGGCTGGACCAGCAGGCGTGGGTCACCACGGCCTACCTGATCGCCTCGACGATCACCACGCCGATCTACGGCAAGCTGTCCGACGTCTTCGGCCGCCGCCCGCTCTACATCTTCGGCATCGCGGTGTTCATCCTCGGGTCGCTGCTCTCGACGATGTCCACGTCGATGATCATGCTCGCCGCGTTCCGCGCGTTCCAGGGCATCGGAGCGGGCGCGCTGATGTCGCTGCCGCTCGCGATCATGGGCGACATCCTCGCCCCGCGTGAGCGTGCCAAGTACCAGGGGTACTTCCTCGCGGTGTTCGGCATCTCTTCCGTCATCGGCCCGCTCATCGGTGGCCTCTTCGCCGGTGCGACGAGCATCCTCGGCATCACCGGTTGGCGCTGGGTCTTCCTGGTCAACGTGCCGATCGGTGTCGCCGCGCTCCTCATGGTCATCGCGTTCCTGCACCTCCCGAAGTTCGGCGACGCCAAGGCGAAGCCGCGCATCGACTGGTGGGGTGCGACCTCGGTCATCGTCACGCTCGTCCCGTTCCTCCTCGTCGCGGAACAGGGCCGTACGTGGGGCTGGGGCTCGGCGGCCGCGATCGCCTGCTACGTCATCGGCGCGCTCGGCCTCGTCGCCTTCCTCGTCGTCGAGACGCTCATGAAGGACGACGCGATCATCCCGCTCAAGCTGTTCCGCTCGAGCACGTTCTCGATGGCCACGATCCTCGGGTTCCTCGTCGGCTTCGCGATGTTCGGCGCCATGCTGACCATCCCGCTCTACCTGCAGATCGTCACCGGCCTGACCCCGACCGAGTCCGGCTTCGCGACCCTGCCGATGATCGGTGGTCTGATGATCGCCTCGATCGCATCGGGCCAGATCGTCGCCCGCACCGGCCGGTACCGGATCTTCCCGGTGATCGGCACCGCGCTGGTGTCGTGCGGCTACGTCGTCCTGACGTTCATGACGATCGACAAGCCGCTCTGGTTCCTCATGATCGGCATGTTCCTCATCGGCCTCGGCCTGGGGCAGCTCATGCAGAGCATCACCCTCGCCTCGCAGAACTCGGTCCAGCCGCGTGACATGGGTGTGGCGACCAGCTCGGCGACGTTCTTCCGCCAGATCGGTGGAACGCTCGGCACCGCGGTGCTCCTGTCGGTCCTGTTCTCGATCATGCCGGCCAACATCCTGCACGCGACAGCGGACGAGAAGAACCTGACCTCGGCCCTCGATGCCGCCCTGAACCCGACCGTCGCCAGTGCGAAGGCGAACCAGGGCGTCATGGACCAGATCTGGAACCCGATCGTCACGCCGGTCAAGCAGCAGGTGCAGTCGGGTCTCGACGCCGCGACCGCCAAGGTGACCCAGGCCACCACCGGCGCTCCGGAGGCCGTGCAGCAGCAGGCCCTCACGGCCGCTGCTGACAAGGCGCACGCCAGTGTGCAGGACGGCAAGCTCGTCGTCGACTGGTCGAACGAGGCGCAGCGCACCTACTGGGTGAACGACCTCGCGCCGACGCTGGCGAAGCAGATCGACAAGGGTTCGAACTCCTCGAGCAACTCGAACGCCGAGACGAGCGACACGTCCTACCTGAACGGTGCGGACAAGGCCCTCACGAAGCCGTTCATGACCGGGTTCAACTCCTCGGCCGTGACGGTCTACTGGGTCGGCTTCGCCGTGATCCTGCTCGCGTTCATCCTGAGCTGGTTCTTCAAGGCGCCGCCGCTCCGCAAGAGCTCGGCACTGCAGGAGCAGGCGGACAATGCCGGCACGGCTGACGACCTCGAGGTGCAGGCGGTCAAGGCTGCGGACACCATGGGATCGCCCACCGCTCCCGTCACCGGTTCGATCGCCGTCCAACGGAGCGCGTCGAACGACTAG
- a CDS encoding DUF5304 family protein produces the protein MTDEHDSSPRPEDDAARLGLVVVGEAAALHSGDDAALDASEQNIREVIDEMIDEPLTERQEQVVERLAAAGGTLTAGLSGALAAQSGRSVDDVLSGAARSVVWQQHLAEQRDAGSHDGSDEHGSGEREDAGGQQRERRNDDGHDED, from the coding sequence ATGACTGACGAGCACGACAGCAGCCCGCGTCCCGAGGACGACGCCGCACGCCTCGGACTCGTCGTCGTCGGCGAGGCAGCAGCGCTGCACTCAGGCGACGATGCGGCCCTGGACGCGAGCGAGCAGAACATCCGCGAGGTCATCGACGAGATGATCGACGAACCACTGACGGAACGGCAGGAGCAGGTCGTCGAGCGGCTGGCGGCCGCCGGCGGCACGCTGACCGCGGGCCTCAGCGGAGCCCTCGCCGCGCAGTCGGGACGGAGCGTCGACGACGTCCTGTCGGGTGCCGCCCGCAGCGTCGTCTGGCAGCAGCACCTCGCGGAGCAACGCGATGCCGGCAGCCACGACGGCAGCGACGAGCACGGCAGCGGCGAGCGCGAGGACGCCGGCGGCCAGCAGCGGGAGCGCCGGAACGACGACGGGCACGACGAGGACTGA
- a CDS encoding sugar ABC transporter substrate-binding protein: MQRRRMIAGLAAAAAAALVLTGCSSGSSAGGSQSKDALTWSMWIAGKEDKAAWQKVADTVKSEDGITLTIQGAPFENYFTKLSTQLSAGGAQCVVSMQSLRAANYTSSLLPLDDLAEKDGTDLSAFDSTALDGMKVDGKLYGLPYDTGPIMMFYNRDLFKQAGVAEPKPGWTVDDFEAAGAALKAKGITEFGSTVSDLNLESMVYGYNGGRVITSDGKLDASNAKFADGLDWLSTLVKKGYATQASSDSSTPGNDFAAGKVAMYTDGPWSLISQKAKVKFDLGVTTLPAGTSGPSTFAAGSGFGVSKQCKYPEQAFKAVQTMTSEKVLTSLAEQGRAFPGRTAAQAAWYSSAGIEGAEPALKAALAKSSPLLGNKQSDQLSQLFTQYALQAVNGQTSGKATMSSIAGQLGTQ; this comes from the coding sequence ATGCAACGACGACGAATGATCGCCGGGCTCGCGGCAGCAGCTGCCGCGGCCCTCGTGCTCACCGGCTGTTCCTCCGGCAGCAGTGCCGGTGGGAGCCAGTCGAAGGACGCCCTGACCTGGTCCATGTGGATCGCCGGGAAGGAGGACAAGGCCGCCTGGCAGAAGGTCGCCGACACCGTGAAGAGCGAGGACGGCATCACCCTGACGATCCAGGGCGCACCGTTCGAGAACTACTTCACGAAGCTCAGCACGCAGCTGAGTGCCGGCGGCGCCCAGTGCGTCGTGAGCATGCAGTCGCTCCGCGCCGCGAACTACACGTCGTCGCTGCTGCCCCTCGACGACCTCGCCGAGAAGGACGGCACCGACCTGTCCGCGTTCGACAGCACGGCGCTCGACGGCATGAAGGTCGACGGGAAGCTCTACGGCCTGCCGTACGACACCGGGCCCATCATGATGTTCTACAACCGCGACCTCTTCAAGCAGGCCGGCGTCGCCGAGCCGAAGCCGGGCTGGACGGTCGACGACTTCGAGGCGGCGGGCGCTGCGCTCAAGGCGAAGGGCATCACCGAGTTCGGTTCGACGGTCAGCGACCTCAACCTCGAGTCGATGGTCTACGGCTACAACGGCGGCCGGGTGATCACGTCCGACGGCAAGCTCGACGCGTCGAACGCGAAGTTCGCGGACGGCCTCGACTGGCTCTCGACGCTCGTGAAGAAGGGCTACGCGACGCAGGCGTCGTCGGACTCGTCGACACCGGGAAACGACTTCGCCGCCGGCAAGGTCGCGATGTACACCGACGGTCCGTGGTCGCTCATCAGCCAGAAGGCCAAGGTGAAGTTCGACCTGGGCGTCACGACGCTCCCCGCCGGCACCTCGGGTCCGTCGACCTTCGCCGCCGGCTCCGGCTTCGGCGTCTCGAAGCAGTGCAAGTACCCGGAGCAGGCGTTCAAGGCCGTGCAGACGATGACCAGCGAGAAGGTCCTGACCTCGCTCGCCGAACAGGGTCGCGCGTTCCCCGGTCGCACCGCGGCGCAGGCGGCCTGGTACTCCAGCGCCGGCATCGAGGGCGCCGAGCCCGCGCTCAAGGCAGCACTCGCGAAGTCGTCCCCGCTCCTCGGGAACAAGCAGAGCGACCAGCTCTCCCAGCTGTTCACGCAGTACGCGCTGCAGGCGGTGAACGGGCAGACCTCCGGCAAGGCGACCATGTCCTCGATCGCCGGTCAGCTCGGCACGCAGTAG
- a CDS encoding MarR family transcriptional regulator: MTQQAPRMDTPLQQMRWIGWAQRKAAEEWVRERDLTQEQSFVLGYLQHTPGAIQRDIADITRTSAASVSSLLQGLERRGLVERRADAENARTKRVYATDDGIALIAGFEDAMVALDDVLLAPLDRGERATLQALLQKVTAELPEPTR; the protein is encoded by the coding sequence ATGACGCAGCAGGCACCCCGGATGGACACGCCGCTCCAGCAGATGCGCTGGATCGGGTGGGCACAGCGCAAGGCCGCCGAGGAGTGGGTCCGCGAGCGCGACCTCACCCAGGAGCAGTCCTTCGTGCTCGGGTACCTGCAGCACACGCCCGGGGCGATCCAGCGGGACATCGCCGACATCACCCGGACGAGTGCGGCCAGCGTCTCGAGTCTCCTGCAGGGGCTCGAGCGCCGCGGGCTCGTCGAACGACGCGCGGACGCCGAGAACGCCCGGACGAAGCGCGTGTACGCCACCGACGACGGCATCGCCCTGATCGCCGGGTTCGAGGACGCCATGGTCGCCCTCGACGACGTCCTGCTCGCGCCCCTCGACCGGGGCGAACGAGCCACACTGCAGGCACTCCTGCAGAAGGTGACGGCCGAACTGCCGGAGCCCACCCGCTAG
- a CDS encoding enolase C-terminal domain-like protein → MSRITGLRVRDIRFPTSREHDGSDAMNPAPDYSAAYVEIATDALDGHVGTGFVFTIGRGNEVQEAAIAALRDHVVGADAEALLDDMGGTWRALVHDSQLRWLGPEKGVMHMAIGAVVNALWDLRAKRAGQPLWALLAGLSPEALVDLVDFRYLTDAITPDEALGLFRDAEPLRAERRERLEREGYPAYTTTPGWLGYDDEKLARLCREAVDEGFAQIKLKVGGDVDEDVRRMGIARATVGPDIRIAIDANQRWDLDEAVAWIERLRPFDIAWVEEPTSPDDVLAHAEIARRIAPIPVATGEHMANRVIAKQLIQARAMSVLQIDATRVAGVNENLAILLLAAKHGVRVCPHAGGVGLCEAVQHLSMFDAVALTGEVDSRCIEFVDHLHEHFVTPVDVHDGRYWPPTAPGAGTEMLAETLDTYSFPDGPVWAGTAEDIPDAVRVA, encoded by the coding sequence ATGAGCCGCATCACCGGTCTGCGCGTGCGCGACATCCGGTTCCCGACCTCACGGGAACACGACGGGTCCGACGCGATGAACCCGGCACCCGACTACTCCGCCGCCTACGTCGAGATCGCCACGGACGCCCTCGACGGGCACGTCGGCACCGGCTTCGTCTTCACCATCGGCCGCGGCAACGAGGTGCAGGAGGCGGCGATCGCAGCCCTCCGCGACCACGTCGTCGGCGCGGACGCCGAAGCACTCCTCGACGACATGGGCGGCACCTGGCGCGCCCTCGTGCACGACTCGCAGCTCCGCTGGCTCGGCCCGGAGAAGGGCGTCATGCACATGGCGATCGGCGCCGTGGTGAACGCGCTCTGGGACCTCCGGGCGAAGCGCGCCGGGCAACCCCTGTGGGCGCTGCTGGCGGGTCTCAGCCCCGAGGCGCTCGTCGACCTCGTGGACTTCCGGTACCTCACCGACGCGATCACGCCCGACGAGGCGCTCGGACTGTTCCGCGACGCCGAACCCCTCCGGGCCGAACGCCGCGAACGGCTCGAGCGCGAGGGCTACCCGGCGTACACGACCACCCCGGGCTGGCTCGGCTACGACGACGAGAAGCTCGCCCGGCTCTGCCGTGAAGCCGTCGACGAGGGCTTCGCCCAGATCAAGCTCAAGGTCGGCGGCGACGTCGACGAGGACGTCCGACGGATGGGCATCGCCCGCGCCACCGTCGGCCCCGACATCCGGATCGCCATCGACGCGAACCAGCGCTGGGACCTCGACGAGGCCGTCGCCTGGATCGAGCGGCTGCGCCCGTTCGACATCGCCTGGGTCGAGGAGCCGACGAGCCCCGACGACGTCCTCGCGCACGCCGAGATCGCCCGCCGCATCGCCCCGATCCCGGTGGCGACGGGGGAGCACATGGCGAACCGGGTCATCGCGAAGCAGCTCATCCAGGCCCGCGCGATGAGCGTCCTGCAGATCGACGCCACCCGGGTCGCCGGGGTGAACGAGAACCTCGCGATCCTGCTCCTCGCGGCGAAGCACGGCGTCCGGGTGTGCCCGCACGCCGGCGGCGTCGGCCTGTGCGAGGCCGTCCAGCACCTCTCGATGTTCGACGCGGTCGCGCTGACCGGCGAGGTCGACTCCCGGTGCATCGAGTTCGTCGACCACCTGCACGAGCACTTCGTGACCCCGGTGGACGTCCACGACGGCCGGTACTGGCCGCCGACCGCGCCCGGCGCCGGCACCGAGATGCTCGCCGAAACCCTCGACACGTACTCGTTCCCGGACGGCCCGGTCTGGGCCGGCACGGCCGAGGACATCCCCGACGCGGTCCGCGTCGCCTGA
- a CDS encoding TetR family transcriptional regulator, which translates to MTTTEATTTEATTAEATNTEAPADGGLRERKKQQTRAAIHGAALELVTGRGLAGVTVEEICSSAGVSPRTFFNYFPSKGNAALGLPATTVPDAARAAFLVGEGPLVSDLCDLVAQTVTLPEDRRRMKELVQARPEMVPTMLQWMADARLAIHEVASERADADSARTAVTLVMAAAIEAAHRFTVGTHDELADRLRGVVAEMGRLATS; encoded by the coding sequence GTGACCACCACCGAAGCGACCACCACCGAAGCGACCACCGCCGAAGCGACCAACACCGAGGCGCCCGCCGACGGCGGCCTGCGGGAGCGCAAGAAGCAGCAGACCCGGGCCGCCATCCACGGGGCCGCGCTCGAGCTCGTGACCGGCCGGGGGCTCGCGGGCGTCACGGTCGAGGAGATCTGCTCCTCCGCGGGGGTCTCGCCCCGCACGTTCTTCAACTACTTCCCGTCGAAGGGCAACGCCGCGCTGGGGCTCCCCGCCACGACGGTGCCGGATGCGGCCCGTGCCGCGTTCCTCGTCGGCGAGGGGCCGCTCGTGTCGGACCTCTGTGACCTCGTCGCGCAGACGGTGACCCTCCCCGAGGACCGTCGCCGCATGAAGGAGCTCGTCCAGGCGCGGCCGGAGATGGTGCCGACGATGCTGCAGTGGATGGCGGATGCACGGCTCGCGATCCACGAGGTCGCATCGGAGCGCGCCGACGCCGACTCAGCGCGGACCGCGGTGACCCTCGTGATGGCGGCGGCCATCGAGGCCGCGCACCGCTTCACGGTCGGCACGCACGACGAGCTGGCGGACCGGCTCCGCGGCGTGGTCGCCGAGATGGGCCGGCTCGCCACGTCCTGA
- a CDS encoding SPFH domain-containing protein, with amino-acid sequence MEVLFALGAVPLIIAGIIVLAVIALIYAKVVYRNAGADEALIITGKRSRKVKNADGTETVESGIKVVLGAGVLVRPFFEKVAKLSLSSRAIDINVNAQDSRGVTIDVEAVALVKVGEADASIRAAAQRFLGQEKKIDDFAREVLSGSLRASIGATDVSTIIRNRDQLTVAVLDVAKDALHSQGLDVDSFEIKGISDRNEYISDLGRAERARVRLEAENAEAQADREAREARATADQAIAEAENTLAIRRAALQLDADRASAEAAAAGPLAQARASQGVVEQEQITAQKRAELRRAELESEVSAVAEAQARKTRVEAEAAAGAQVETARAQAEARRISAEAIAAEAKAESEARKLAADASRAEGEAAADAIRARGQAEADATKAQADALAQHSDAVLRVKVIETLPSIARELAAPMGNIDKLTVVSSDGAGALAKSVVSQFSEVDALLGTTAGFTLSDIVKSATTGQAAARAVVREQAPSASE; translated from the coding sequence ATGGAAGTCCTGTTCGCGCTCGGAGCCGTCCCGCTGATCATCGCGGGGATCATCGTCCTCGCGGTCATCGCGCTGATCTACGCCAAGGTCGTCTACCGCAACGCCGGTGCCGACGAAGCACTCATCATCACGGGCAAGCGGTCCCGCAAGGTCAAGAACGCGGACGGCACCGAGACCGTCGAGTCCGGCATCAAGGTCGTGCTCGGCGCCGGCGTGCTCGTCCGGCCGTTCTTCGAGAAGGTCGCGAAGCTGTCGCTGAGCTCGCGCGCGATCGACATCAACGTGAACGCCCAGGACTCTCGCGGCGTGACCATCGACGTGGAAGCGGTCGCACTCGTGAAGGTCGGCGAAGCCGACGCCTCCATCCGGGCCGCGGCGCAGCGGTTCCTCGGGCAGGAGAAGAAGATCGACGACTTCGCGCGCGAAGTCCTGTCGGGTTCCCTCCGTGCCTCGATCGGTGCGACCGACGTGTCCACGATCATCCGCAACCGCGACCAGCTCACCGTCGCCGTGCTCGACGTCGCGAAGGACGCCCTGCACAGCCAGGGGCTCGACGTGGACTCGTTCGAGATCAAGGGCATCTCCGACCGCAACGAGTACATCAGCGACCTCGGCCGTGCCGAGCGCGCACGTGTGCGGCTCGAGGCGGAGAACGCCGAGGCGCAGGCAGACCGTGAAGCGCGTGAGGCGCGGGCGACGGCGGACCAGGCCATCGCCGAAGCGGAGAACACCCTCGCGATCCGTCGCGCCGCGCTGCAGCTCGACGCCGACCGCGCTTCCGCCGAAGCCGCTGCCGCCGGGCCGCTCGCCCAGGCTCGCGCGTCCCAGGGTGTCGTCGAGCAGGAACAGATCACGGCACAGAAGCGTGCCGAGCTGCGTCGTGCCGAGCTCGAGTCCGAGGTCTCCGCCGTCGCCGAGGCCCAGGCGCGCAAGACCCGCGTCGAGGCCGAAGCCGCCGCCGGCGCCCAGGTTGAGACGGCCCGCGCGCAGGCCGAGGCCCGCCGGATCTCGGCCGAGGCGATCGCCGCAGAGGCGAAGGCCGAGTCCGAGGCCCGCAAGCTCGCAGCCGACGCCTCCCGTGCCGAGGGTGAAGCCGCCGCCGACGCGATCCGCGCCAGGGGCCAGGCCGAGGCCGACGCGACGAAGGCCCAGGCCGACGCACTCGCCCAGCACTCCGACGCCGTGCTCCGGGTCAAGGTGATCGAGACGCTGCCGAGCATCGCCCGCGAGCTCGCCGCACCGATGGGGAACATCGACAAGCTCACGGTGGTCTCGTCCGACGGCGCGGGTGCGCTCGCGAAGAGTGTCGTCAGCCAGTTCAGCGAGGTCGACGCGCTGCTCGGCACGACCGCCGGGTTCACGCTGAGCGACATCGTGAAGAGCGCCACGACGGGGCAGGCCGCTGCGCGTGCCGTCGTGCGTGAGCAGGCGCCCTCGGCGAGCGAGTGA
- a CDS encoding sugar ABC transporter permease has protein sequence MTTIQDPPAEAAVPAVATAIAVGAATPRRKGGEDTSALGRRSWWGAAFAAPHSIGLVVFTAFPIIASLVVSFMNWPMLGERSWAGIENYARLFADPVFRTVALNTALFVVLYVPLNLVVSLGLAAWLTPRIAGRHVFRVLFFIPTITPIVANVVVWRMLYQPGGAIDASLQSTVGVHAPNFLADEHWAMFAIVAMSVWQGFGYNMLIFSAALDAVPENQIEASQLDGANAWQTFWAIKFPLISPSVFFATMMTLITSFQVFVQPFVLTKGGPGTATETLVQYIYNTGFQNQQLGLASAGAWVLFVIILGITAVQFLGQKRWVHYE, from the coding sequence ATGACCACCATCCAGGACCCACCGGCCGAAGCGGCCGTCCCCGCGGTCGCCACCGCGATCGCGGTCGGAGCCGCCACCCCGCGGCGGAAGGGCGGCGAGGACACGAGCGCGCTCGGGCGCCGCTCCTGGTGGGGGGCTGCGTTCGCGGCACCGCACTCGATCGGACTCGTCGTCTTCACGGCGTTCCCGATCATCGCGTCGCTCGTCGTCAGCTTCATGAACTGGCCCATGCTCGGCGAGCGCAGCTGGGCCGGCATCGAGAACTACGCCCGACTGTTCGCCGACCCGGTCTTCCGCACGGTCGCGCTGAACACGGCACTGTTCGTGGTGCTGTACGTGCCGCTGAACCTCGTCGTGTCGCTCGGGCTCGCCGCCTGGCTGACACCGCGGATCGCCGGTCGACACGTCTTCCGCGTCCTGTTCTTCATCCCGACCATCACACCGATCGTCGCGAACGTCGTCGTGTGGCGGATGCTGTACCAACCCGGTGGGGCGATCGACGCGTCGCTGCAGTCCACCGTCGGCGTGCACGCGCCGAACTTCCTCGCCGACGAGCACTGGGCGATGTTCGCCATCGTCGCGATGAGCGTGTGGCAGGGCTTCGGCTACAACATGCTGATCTTCTCGGCGGCACTCGACGCCGTGCCGGAGAACCAGATCGAGGCCTCGCAGCTCGACGGCGCGAACGCCTGGCAGACCTTCTGGGCCATCAAGTTCCCGCTCATCTCGCCGTCGGTGTTCTTCGCGACGATGATGACGCTGATCACCTCGTTCCAGGTGTTCGTGCAACCGTTCGTCCTGACGAAGGGCGGGCCGGGCACCGCGACGGAGACCCTCGTGCAGTACATCTACAACACCGGCTTCCAGAACCAGCAGCTCGGTCTGGCCTCGGCCGGCGCCTGGGTGCTGTTCGTCATCATCCTCGGGATCACGGCCGTCCAGTTCCTCGGGCAGAAGCGGTGGGTGCACTATGAGTGA